In one window of Chthoniobacterales bacterium DNA:
- the thiE gene encoding thiamine phosphate synthase: MKPLAAARLYGIVDLGYVAADQAAVVAEKLIVGGVDVLQLRAKELAVGEVARLAVAIHRITAAAGVPLIINDYPELLREVPAEGVHVGQDDMAVEDARAAAGRPVIVGKSTHSITQACAAAGEGADYIGFGPLFATPTKPGRPAIGLGEIAATHEKVSIPVFCIGGIKLSNLGDVAAAGAQRVVIVSGWLQADDIAAAVRESRALLG; this comes from the coding sequence GTGAAACCGCTGGCCGCGGCCCGTCTCTACGGGATCGTCGATCTGGGATATGTTGCCGCAGACCAAGCTGCCGTAGTCGCGGAGAAGCTCATCGTCGGCGGTGTCGATGTCCTTCAGTTGCGAGCGAAAGAACTCGCGGTAGGCGAGGTGGCGCGCCTGGCGGTCGCCATTCATCGCATCACGGCCGCGGCAGGCGTTCCGCTAATCATCAACGACTATCCGGAGTTGCTGCGCGAAGTGCCGGCCGAGGGTGTGCATGTCGGACAGGATGACATGGCGGTGGAGGACGCCCGTGCAGCCGCAGGTCGACCGGTGATTGTGGGAAAATCGACCCACAGCATCACCCAAGCTTGTGCCGCTGCGGGCGAGGGTGCCGACTACATCGGGTTCGGCCCGCTTTTCGCAACGCCGACCAAACCCGGACGTCCGGCCATCGGTCTTGGCGAAATTGCCGCGACGCACGAAAAAGTCTCGATTCCCGTCTTCTGTATCGGGGGCATCAAGTTGTCGAACTTGGGGGACGTAGCCGCCGCCGGCGCGCAACGCGTGGTCATTGTTTCGGGTTGGTTGCAGGCGGACGACATTGCCGCTGCCGTGCGCGAATCGCGCGCCCTGTTGGGATAG
- a CDS encoding ABC transporter permease yields MLKLIVRRLPALLFVLFCVVTLTFFLIRLAPGGPFDRERKIPPAIEAQLLAKYKLDGPLWTQFTEYIADVARGDLRLSTKYRNRSVNEILGQTLPVTFALGGIAFVLATTFGIWLGTFAAVRRDTPADRLAMAAALLGLSLPMFVAGPVLVLIFGLWLRWLPVGGWGEPAQIVLPAITLALPFAAVVARLMRTSLLEVLNQDFVRTARAKGLPDRTVIYKHALRVAILPVVTYLGPLAAHLLTGSIVVETVFNIPGAGGFFVHSILNRDGFLLGGVVIVYCSLLIVFNLLVDASYALLDRRIRVDA; encoded by the coding sequence GTGCTGAAGCTCATCGTCCGGCGGCTGCCTGCGCTGCTTTTTGTCCTGTTTTGCGTCGTGACGCTCACTTTTTTCCTCATTCGTCTGGCGCCGGGAGGACCGTTCGATCGCGAGCGCAAGATTCCGCCGGCGATCGAGGCGCAATTGCTGGCCAAATACAAACTCGACGGCCCGCTCTGGACGCAGTTCACGGAATACATCGCGGACGTGGCGCGCGGCGACCTGAGGCTTTCCACCAAATACCGCAACCGCAGCGTGAACGAAATCCTCGGGCAGACGCTTCCGGTCACTTTTGCCCTGGGCGGCATCGCCTTCGTGCTGGCGACGACGTTCGGCATTTGGCTCGGCACATTCGCCGCCGTGCGCCGCGATACGCCGGCCGACCGGTTGGCGATGGCTGCGGCCCTGCTCGGGCTTTCGCTTCCGATGTTCGTGGCCGGACCGGTGCTTGTCCTGATCTTCGGCCTGTGGCTGCGCTGGCTGCCTGTCGGCGGATGGGGCGAGCCGGCGCAAATCGTTCTTCCCGCCATCACGCTCGCCCTGCCTTTCGCCGCGGTCGTCGCACGGCTCATGCGCACGAGCCTGCTCGAAGTGCTCAACCAGGACTTTGTCCGCACGGCGCGGGCCAAAGGTCTGCCGGACCGCACGGTCATCTACAAACACGCCCTGCGTGTGGCCATTCTGCCGGTGGTCACGTATCTCGGCCCCCTCGCCGCGCATCTGCTCACCGGCTCGATCGTGGTGGAGACCGTGTTCAACATTCCCGGGGCGGGCGGCTTTTTCGTGCATTCGATCCTCAACCGCGACGGATTCCTCCTCGGCGGCGTGGTGATCGTTTATTGCTCCCTGCTCATCGTCTTCAATCTGCTGGTCGATGCCAGCTACGCGCTGCTCGACCGGCGCATCCGCGTCGATGCTTGA
- a CDS encoding agmatine deiminase family protein → MPAEWEPQEAVWFSWPRPDGISFPGAYAPIPAAMGALIRAAAEFEPVRVNVRDDGEEAIARRNVGPNDRVEYFRIPTDEPWCRDHGPIFLVNDATGEVAVADFDFNAWGGKYGGTERDRKVPSSVARLLGLRCFTNPMVLEGGSIEVNGSGSLLTTRSCLLNPNRNPSMTPQQVEDNLRGWLGVRNILWLGDGIEGDDTDGHIDDLTRFAGKSRVVTVVEDNPADANHEILGENLRALRQLRDEDGDPLEIVTLPMPANRLDYEGQRLPASYANFLVLNGGVLMPSFRDPRDDEAAAILAPVFPGRKVVPVDCRDIIVGLGTVHCLSQQQPAAPRS, encoded by the coding sequence ATGCCCGCGGAGTGGGAGCCGCAAGAAGCCGTGTGGTTTTCCTGGCCGCGCCCGGACGGAATCAGTTTTCCGGGCGCCTACGCACCGATCCCCGCGGCGATGGGCGCGCTGATCCGCGCCGCGGCGGAGTTCGAACCGGTGCGGGTCAATGTGCGCGATGACGGCGAGGAGGCCATCGCGCGCCGGAATGTCGGGCCGAACGACCGGGTGGAGTATTTCCGTATCCCGACCGACGAGCCGTGGTGCCGCGACCATGGTCCGATTTTTCTCGTCAACGATGCGACGGGCGAGGTCGCGGTGGCGGATTTCGATTTCAACGCCTGGGGCGGGAAATACGGCGGGACGGAGCGCGATCGCAAGGTGCCCTCTTCGGTCGCGCGCCTTCTAGGCCTGCGCTGTTTCACCAACCCGATGGTGCTGGAGGGCGGTTCGATCGAGGTCAATGGCTCGGGTTCGTTGCTGACCACGCGCAGTTGCCTGCTCAATCCGAACCGCAATCCTTCCATGACGCCGCAGCAGGTCGAAGACAACCTGCGCGGGTGGCTCGGCGTCCGCAACATCCTCTGGCTCGGAGACGGCATCGAGGGCGACGACACGGACGGACACATCGACGACCTCACGCGATTCGCCGGCAAGTCGCGCGTTGTCACCGTGGTCGAGGACAACCCCGCCGATGCCAATCATGAGATTCTCGGCGAAAACCTGCGCGCGCTGCGGCAGTTGCGCGACGAGGATGGCGATCCGCTGGAAATCGTCACGCTGCCGATGCCGGCCAACCGGCTCGACTACGAGGGGCAGCGCCTGCCGGCCAGCTACGCGAATTTCCTCGTGCTCAACGGCGGCGTGCTCATGCCGTCTTTCCGCGATCCGCGTGATGACGAGGCGGCCGCGATTCTTGCCCCGGTTTTTCCCGGACGCAAAGTCGTCCCCGTGGATTGCCGGGATATCATCGTCGGTCTCGGCACCGTGCATTGCCTGAGCCAGCAGCAACCCGCGGCGCCGAGGTCTTGA
- a CDS encoding DEAD/DEAH box helicase, protein MPFTKLGLSKPLLEGVRAMGYGEPTPIQLRAIPPALEGRDVIASAQTGTGKTAAFALPALQKLKSHGSLRCLVLEPTRELAMQVETSMRDLARFTNLKVGSVFGGVGYGAQRTALRQGLDVLVATPGRLEDHLQQGTVRLDDIEVLVLDEVDRMLDVGFLPPMKRIIGKCPESRQTLFFSATLPPEIVQLAAWALRDPVRIEIGASRSVASMVKHGVYVTDHGGKFGLLLALLAATDCTSVLVFSRTKHGADRIAKRLRANNYSVAVLHANRSQNQRIEALEGFKSGRYGVMVATDIAARGIDVAGVSHVINYDIPQHPEDYVHRIGRTGRARQTGDAFTLVAHDEIKKLAAIERFIGQKIERLKLEGQNIPKHGEEALQTRRPKPEPRLDGRPAFRRRRRRFGRRQA, encoded by the coding sequence ATGCCTTTTACCAAGCTTGGATTGTCCAAGCCACTTCTCGAAGGCGTCCGGGCGATGGGCTACGGGGAACCGACCCCCATCCAGCTTCGGGCGATCCCTCCGGCCCTCGAAGGCCGGGATGTCATAGCATCCGCCCAGACCGGCACGGGTAAAACTGCCGCGTTCGCTCTTCCCGCACTGCAAAAGCTGAAATCACACGGCAGCCTGCGTTGCCTTGTGCTCGAGCCGACCCGCGAGCTTGCCATGCAGGTCGAAACCTCGATGCGCGATCTGGCGCGGTTCACAAATTTGAAAGTCGGCTCGGTCTTCGGCGGCGTGGGTTACGGCGCGCAGCGCACCGCCTTGCGCCAAGGTCTCGACGTGCTGGTGGCCACCCCGGGAAGGCTGGAGGACCATCTGCAGCAGGGGACAGTGCGGCTCGATGACATCGAGGTGCTCGTTCTCGACGAGGTGGACCGCATGCTCGACGTCGGATTCCTCCCGCCGATGAAGCGCATCATCGGCAAGTGTCCGGAGAGCCGACAGACGCTTTTTTTCTCGGCCACTTTGCCTCCCGAAATCGTGCAACTGGCCGCGTGGGCCTTGCGCGACCCGGTGCGCATCGAAATCGGCGCGTCACGCTCGGTCGCCTCCATGGTGAAGCACGGCGTCTATGTCACCGACCACGGCGGCAAGTTCGGACTGCTTCTCGCGCTTCTCGCGGCGACAGACTGCACCAGCGTCCTTGTTTTTTCGCGCACCAAGCACGGTGCGGACCGCATCGCGAAGCGTCTGCGGGCAAACAACTATTCGGTAGCCGTGCTTCATGCCAACCGTTCGCAGAACCAGCGCATCGAGGCGCTCGAGGGATTCAAGTCCGGCCGATACGGGGTTATGGTGGCGACGGACATCGCGGCGCGCGGCATCGACGTGGCCGGCGTGAGCCATGTCATCAATTACGACATCCCGCAGCACCCGGAGGATTACGTGCACCGCATCGGGCGCACGGGTCGGGCCCGGCAGACGGGCGACGCGTTCACCCTTGTGGCGCATGACGAGATAAAGAAACTCGCCGCGATCGAGAGGTTCATCGGACAGAAGATCGAGCGGCTCAAGCTCGAGGGGCAAAACATTCCAAAACACGGG
- the accB gene encoding acetyl-CoA carboxylase biotin carboxyl carrier protein, with protein sequence MDIKEIKTLIDLMNKNGLTAFEMEKDGFRISLAKESGFAPGVAYAAAPVAVPAAASAPGSSAPAAETKSAPAGKEIVSPMVGTFYLAPSPESPPFVTVGQEVTPDTVVCIIEAMKVMNEIKAEQAGVITEVAAENGQPVQFGQALFRLK encoded by the coding sequence GTGGATATCAAAGAAATCAAGACACTCATCGATCTGATGAACAAAAACGGCCTCACGGCCTTCGAGATGGAAAAGGACGGATTCCGTATCTCGCTGGCCAAGGAGTCCGGCTTCGCCCCTGGCGTTGCCTACGCGGCCGCTCCGGTCGCTGTCCCCGCAGCAGCCTCCGCGCCGGGTTCGTCCGCGCCTGCGGCGGAAACGAAATCCGCGCCGGCCGGCAAAGAGATTGTCTCGCCCATGGTCGGCACCTTCTACCTTGCGCCTTCGCCGGAGTCGCCCCCGTTCGTCACGGTCGGCCAGGAAGTCACTCCCGACACCGTGGTCTGCATCATCGAGGCCATGAAAGTGATGAACGAGATCAAGGCCGAGCAGGCCGGGGTCATTACCGAAGTCGCGGCCGAGAACGGACAACCGGTGCAGTTCGGCCAGGCGTTGTTCCGCCTCAAATAA
- a CDS encoding ABC transporter permease, whose translation MLEPGAATKILRRPAARISLGILVVVAMAAAVGPELFPDSYREPGPLQYAPPSWAHPFGTDLNGRDLFYRVLLGARISLVVGLAGAAVSLFLGTAYGLIAGYAGGKTDSVMMRLVDIMYSVPRLIFILIFINAFDGHLRNFASRMDWPWLVSYSRIVILVATLGLIEWLTMARIVRGQVLSLKERPFVHAARVLGQSHAMIILRHLLPNILPIIIVYLTLTVPAVILDESFLSFLGLGIQPPQASWGSLLSEGAQAINPLKVYWWLIFFPAATMSATLLALNYLGDRLRDTLDPRR comes from the coding sequence ATGCTTGAGCCGGGCGCCGCGACCAAAATCCTGCGTCGCCCTGCCGCGCGGATTTCCCTTGGGATCCTCGTTGTCGTTGCAATGGCGGCAGCGGTCGGGCCGGAGCTTTTCCCGGACAGCTACCGGGAGCCGGGGCCGTTGCAATACGCACCGCCCTCGTGGGCGCATCCGTTCGGCACGGATCTCAACGGACGCGATTTGTTCTACCGCGTTTTGCTCGGGGCGCGCATCTCGCTGGTCGTCGGTCTGGCCGGCGCGGCGGTGAGCCTGTTCCTCGGCACGGCCTACGGTTTGATCGCGGGGTATGCGGGAGGCAAAACGGACAGCGTGATGATGCGCCTTGTGGACATCATGTATTCGGTGCCGCGGCTCATCTTCATCCTCATTTTCATCAATGCCTTCGACGGCCACCTTCGCAACTTCGCCTCGCGCATGGATTGGCCGTGGCTGGTGAGCTACTCGCGCATCGTCATCCTCGTGGCCACGCTCGGGCTCATCGAATGGCTCACCATGGCGCGCATCGTGCGCGGGCAGGTGCTATCGCTCAAAGAGCGGCCGTTCGTCCACGCCGCGCGCGTGCTCGGTCAGTCCCACGCGATGATCATTCTGCGCCATCTGCTCCCGAACATCCTGCCGATCATCATCGTTTATCTCACGCTCACCGTCCCCGCGGTAATCTTGGACGAATCGTTCCTCAGCTTCCTCGGCTTGGGGATCCAGCCGCCGCAGGCGAGCTGGGGATCGCTGCTCAGCGAGGGCGCGCAGGCGATCAATCCGCTCAAAGTCTATTGGTGGCTGATCTTTTTCCCCGCGGCGACGATGTCCGCCACCTTGCTTGCGCTCAACTATCTTGGCGACCGCCTCCGCGACACGCTCGACCCGCGCCGGTAA
- the accC gene encoding acetyl-CoA carboxylase biotin carboxylase subunit: MIKRLLIANRGEIALRIIRACKELGIRSIAVYSEADVQSLHVQLADEAVCIGPAPSHQSYLKIDRIISAAEIADADAIHPGYGFLAENAHFAEVCASCNIKFVGPSPEAIRLMGDKNMARQQAVKAGVPVTPGSDGIIESEGEALRVARKIGFPVMIKAVAGGGGRGMRVAHNEVTLVKGYHSARTEAEKAFGNPAVYIEKFVQNPHHIEFQVVADGKGNAVHLGERDCSVQRRNQKIIEECPSPLMTKELRKKMGDASLRLVEAVGYENAGTIEYLVDDEGNFYFMEMNTRIQVEHPITEEVYGVDLVKQQLQIASGDPLSHHVLHATPRHHSIECRINAEDPENNFMPSPGTIELYYAPGGRGVRIDSHAYAGYPIPPNYDSMIAKLIVHASTRDQAISRMERALGEYMITGIKTTIPFQQEIMRHKDFIAGKYDTGFVEKMLAQRSKRKK, translated from the coding sequence ATGATCAAGCGTCTCCTCATCGCGAACCGCGGCGAAATCGCGCTTCGCATCATTCGTGCATGCAAAGAATTGGGCATCCGCAGCATTGCGGTTTATTCCGAGGCTGACGTCCAGTCGCTGCATGTGCAGCTCGCGGACGAGGCGGTCTGCATCGGTCCCGCGCCCAGCCATCAGAGCTACCTCAAAATCGACCGCATCATCAGCGCGGCCGAGATCGCCGACGCCGATGCCATCCACCCGGGCTACGGTTTCCTCGCGGAAAACGCGCATTTCGCCGAGGTTTGCGCCAGCTGCAATATCAAGTTTGTCGGGCCGTCGCCCGAGGCGATCCGGCTCATGGGCGACAAAAACATGGCGCGCCAGCAGGCGGTCAAAGCCGGCGTGCCGGTCACGCCCGGCAGCGATGGGATCATCGAAAGCGAGGGCGAGGCCCTGCGCGTGGCGCGAAAGATCGGTTTTCCGGTGATGATCAAGGCGGTGGCCGGCGGTGGCGGTCGCGGCATGCGCGTGGCCCACAACGAAGTCACGCTGGTCAAGGGCTACCACAGCGCGCGCACCGAGGCGGAGAAGGCCTTCGGCAACCCGGCGGTTTACATCGAGAAATTCGTCCAGAACCCGCACCACATCGAATTCCAAGTGGTCGCCGACGGCAAGGGCAATGCCGTGCATCTCGGCGAACGCGATTGCTCCGTGCAGCGCCGAAACCAGAAGATCATCGAGGAGTGCCCGTCGCCGCTCATGACCAAAGAGCTGCGCAAAAAGATGGGTGACGCCTCGTTGCGTCTCGTCGAGGCCGTCGGCTACGAAAACGCCGGGACGATCGAATACCTCGTAGATGACGAAGGGAACTTCTATTTCATGGAGATGAACACGCGCATCCAGGTCGAGCACCCGATCACCGAGGAGGTTTACGGCGTGGACTTGGTGAAGCAGCAACTGCAGATCGCGTCCGGCGATCCCCTATCGCATCACGTGCTGCATGCCACGCCGCGCCACCATTCCATCGAATGCCGCATCAACGCCGAAGACCCGGAGAATAATTTCATGCCTTCGCCCGGAACGATCGAACTCTACTACGCGCCGGGCGGACGGGGTGTGCGCATCGACTCGCACGCCTACGCGGGTTACCCCATACCGCCCAACTACGATTCCATGATCGCCAAGCTTATCGTCCATGCCTCGACCCGCGACCAGGCCATCTCGCGCATGGAGCGCGCCTTGGGCGAATACATGATCACCGGCATCAAGACCACGATTCCATTCCAGCAGGAGATCATGCGGCACAAGGATTTCATCGCCGGAAAATACGACACGGGCTTCGTTGAAAAAATGCTGGCCCAGCGGTCCAAGCGCAAAAAGTGA